From one Streptomyces sp. NBC_01478 genomic stretch:
- a CDS encoding helix-turn-helix domain-containing protein, with the protein MDAAQQEATARARELQRNWYGEPLGALFRKLIDDLGLNQARLAGVLGLSAPMLSQLMSGQRAKIGNPAVVQRVQLLQDLAGQVADGSVSAAEATERMDEIKKSQGGSVLSNTTTTTSSSGAPTVKRVVREIQSLLRSVAAAGDIIDAADTLAPTHPELAEFLRVYGAGRTSDAVAHYQSHQS; encoded by the coding sequence ATGGACGCCGCACAGCAGGAAGCCACCGCCAGAGCGCGGGAGCTGCAGCGGAATTGGTACGGAGAGCCTTTGGGGGCGCTCTTCCGTAAGCTCATCGACGATCTTGGGCTCAACCAGGCTCGTCTCGCGGGGGTGTTGGGACTGTCCGCGCCGATGTTGTCCCAGTTGATGAGCGGTCAGCGGGCGAAGATCGGCAATCCCGCGGTGGTGCAGCGGGTGCAGTTGCTGCAGGACCTGGCGGGGCAGGTCGCGGACGGCAGCGTGAGCGCGGCCGAGGCGACCGAGCGCATGGACGAGATCAAGAAGTCCCAGGGGGGTTCGGTGCTGAGCAACACCACGACCACGACGAGCAGTTCGGGAGCGCCCACGGTCAAACGAGTGGTCCGCGAGATCCAGTCACTGCTGCGCTCGGTGGCCGCCGCGGGCGACATCATCGACGCGGCGGACACCCTCGCCCCGACCCACCCCGAACTGGCAGAGTTCCTCCGGGTGTACGGCGCCGGCCGCACCTCCGACGCGGTCGCGCACTACCAGTCCCACCAGAGCTGA
- a CDS encoding DUF5324 family protein encodes MTRIDSVRSATGSAKDSVLHAAEVVAPYADTAKDRASYYAHEARVRLAPKVSLAADQARVQYGAHVVPRLEQARTHVPPKVDQAAQEAAVRTRRAAQQAAEYSRPRIEQAVAAAGPVKDEAAARGAAALAALRGQVSPKEIQKLVRKHERRARAGRLAKGLAVLGILAGGAFAAWKWWDKQANPDWLVEPPAATEVPESGRLAAVDGSPEAVLDPEVEAKQAEDEAAENDDHR; translated from the coding sequence GTGACCCGCATCGACAGCGTGCGCTCCGCGACCGGATCGGCGAAGGACAGCGTGCTGCACGCCGCGGAAGTGGTGGCGCCCTACGCCGACACGGCCAAGGACAGGGCCTCGTACTACGCCCATGAGGCACGCGTACGACTCGCGCCCAAGGTGTCGCTGGCCGCGGACCAGGCCCGCGTCCAGTACGGCGCCCACGTCGTGCCACGCCTGGAACAGGCCCGCACCCATGTACCGCCGAAGGTCGACCAGGCCGCCCAGGAAGCCGCCGTCCGTACCCGCAGGGCTGCCCAGCAGGCCGCCGAGTACTCACGGCCGAGGATCGAGCAGGCGGTCGCCGCCGCGGGCCCGGTCAAGGACGAGGCCGCCGCGCGCGGTGCGGCCGCGCTCGCCGCGCTGCGCGGCCAGGTCTCGCCCAAGGAGATCCAGAAGCTGGTCCGCAAGCACGAGCGGCGGGCGAGGGCCGGCCGTCTCGCGAAGGGGCTGGCGGTACTGGGCATCCTGGCGGGCGGCGCTTTCGCCGCCTGGAAGTGGTGGGACAAGCAGGCCAACCCGGACTGGCTGGTCGAACCGCCCGCCGCGACCGAGGTGCCCGAGTCGGGGCGGCTCGCCGCGGTGGACGGCAGCCCCGAGGCTGTGCTCGACCCCGAGGTCGAGGCGAAGCAGGCCGAGGACGAGGCCGCGGAGAACGACGACCACCGCTGA
- a CDS encoding peptidylprolyl isomerase yields MAEQLYATLKTNLGDIEVRLLPNHAPKTVKNFVELATGEREWTNPETGVKSTDKLYDGTVFHRVISGFMIQGGDPLGNGTGGPGYQFEDEFHPELRFDRPYLLAMANAGPGTNGSQFFVTVSPTAWLTRKHTIFGEVTDAASQKVVDTIAATKTNPRTDRPVEDVVIESVVVETR; encoded by the coding sequence GTGGCTGAGCAGCTTTACGCCACCCTGAAGACCAACCTTGGCGACATCGAAGTCCGGCTGCTGCCGAACCACGCGCCCAAGACGGTCAAGAACTTCGTCGAGCTCGCCACGGGTGAGCGTGAGTGGACCAACCCCGAGACCGGTGTGAAGTCCACGGACAAGCTCTACGACGGCACGGTCTTCCACCGGGTGATCAGCGGCTTCATGATTCAGGGCGGGGACCCGCTGGGCAACGGCACGGGCGGCCCGGGCTACCAGTTCGAGGACGAGTTCCACCCGGAACTCCGGTTCGACAGGCCCTACCTGCTGGCCATGGCCAACGCCGGGCCGGGCACCAACGGCTCGCAGTTCTTCGTCACCGTCTCCCCGACGGCCTGGCTGACCCGCAAGCACACCATCTTCGGTGAGGTCACCGACGCGGCGAGCCAGAAGGTCGTGGACACCATCGCGGCCACGAAGACCAACCCGCGCACCGACCGCCCGGTCGAGGACGTCGTCATCGAGTCGGTCGTCGTCGAGACCCGCTAG
- a CDS encoding rhomboid family intramembrane serine protease: MEQAPGSPQGPEEQRPQDAQGLPGCYRHPDRETGVRCTRCERPICPECMVSASVGFQCPECVRGGSGTGHAPTAAQPRTIAGGTVAADPRLATKILIGVCVAAYLVQRVVGDRFTEHFELLGQAYVPLFGSVEGVAEGQPYRLLTAMFLHGSPIHIIFNMMSLWWIGGPLEAALGRARYLALYFVSGLAGSALTYLIAAPNQPSLGASGAIFGLFGATAVLMRRLRYDMRPIIALLVINLIFTFGWANIAWQAHIGGLVAGVITGYAMVHAPRERRALIQYGTCAVVLVVVVVLTLIRTAQLG, translated from the coding sequence ATGGAACAGGCGCCAGGCAGCCCGCAGGGCCCGGAGGAGCAGCGGCCCCAGGATGCCCAGGGCCTGCCGGGCTGTTATCGCCACCCGGACCGTGAGACCGGCGTCCGCTGCACCCGTTGCGAGCGTCCGATCTGCCCCGAGTGCATGGTCAGCGCGTCGGTCGGTTTCCAGTGCCCCGAGTGCGTCCGCGGCGGCTCCGGCACAGGTCACGCCCCGACCGCGGCCCAGCCCCGCACGATCGCCGGCGGCACGGTGGCGGCGGATCCGCGGCTCGCCACCAAGATCCTGATCGGCGTCTGCGTCGCCGCGTATCTGGTCCAGCGGGTCGTGGGGGATCGCTTCACCGAACACTTCGAACTCCTCGGCCAGGCGTACGTCCCGCTCTTCGGCTCCGTCGAGGGTGTCGCCGAGGGCCAGCCGTACCGGTTGCTGACCGCGATGTTCCTGCACGGCAGCCCGATCCACATCATCTTCAACATGATGAGCCTGTGGTGGATCGGCGGCCCTCTGGAGGCGGCCCTCGGCCGTGCCCGCTATCTCGCCCTGTACTTCGTCTCGGGCCTCGCGGGCAGCGCGCTCACCTATCTCATCGCGGCCCCGAACCAGCCTTCGCTCGGTGCCTCCGGTGCCATCTTCGGGCTCTTCGGGGCGACCGCCGTCCTGATGCGCCGGCTCCGGTACGACATGCGGCCGATCATCGCCCTGCTGGTGATCAACCTCATCTTCACCTTCGGCTGGGCCAACATCGCCTGGCAGGCCCACATCGGTGGCCTGGTCGCCGGAGTCATCACCGGCTACGCGATGGTCCACGCCCCGCGTGAGCGGCGGGCCCTGATCCAGTACGGCACGTGTGCCGTCGTCCTGGTCGTCGTCGTGGTGTTGACGCTGATCAGGACGGCTCAGCTCGGCTGA
- the crgA gene encoding cell division protein CrgA, translating to MPKSRIRKKADYTPPPAKTATAIKLNSRAWVAPVMLAMFVIGLAWIVVFYVTDGSMPIDSLDNWNIVVGFGFIAAGFGVSTQWK from the coding sequence GTGCCGAAGTCACGTATCCGCAAGAAGGCCGACTACACGCCGCCGCCGGCGAAGACGGCGACCGCCATCAAGTTGAACAGCCGTGCCTGGGTCGCTCCGGTCATGCTGGCCATGTTCGTCATCGGACTGGCCTGGATCGTCGTCTTCTACGTCACCGACGGCTCCATGCCCATCGACAGCCTGGACAACTGGAACATCGTGGTGGGCTTCGGCTTCATCGCCGCCGGGTTCGGCGTCTCCACGCAGTGGAAGTAG
- a CDS encoding DUF881 domain-containing protein — MSNSADSPGTGTSPAGIRRFRPVRILTVAVFALAGLIFFTSFNTAKGTNIRTDASLLKLSDLIQTRSQKNGRLNDANGVLRDEVDALRKEDDTSTGADDEKLTKLERSAGAQQLKGKAVTVTLNDAPPNATAKLPGYPEPQPDYLVIHQQDLQAVVNALWQGGAQGIKVMDQRLISTSAVRCVGNTLILQGRVYSPPYKITAVGDPEKLQQALTASKAIQNYMVYVDVYGLGWKVTDDGTVTLPGYSGTVDLHYAKPVE; from the coding sequence TTGAGCAATTCTGCCGACTCCCCCGGGACGGGTACCAGTCCTGCCGGTATCCGCCGTTTCCGTCCCGTGCGAATTCTCACGGTGGCCGTCTTCGCCCTCGCGGGACTCATCTTCTTCACCAGTTTCAACACGGCCAAGGGCACCAACATCCGCACGGACGCCTCCCTGCTGAAGCTGTCCGACCTCATCCAGACCCGCAGCCAGAAGAACGGCCGGCTGAACGACGCCAACGGGGTCCTGCGCGACGAGGTCGACGCCCTCCGAAAGGAGGACGACACCAGCACGGGCGCCGATGACGAGAAGCTCACGAAGCTGGAGCGGAGCGCGGGCGCGCAGCAGCTCAAGGGCAAGGCCGTCACCGTCACCCTCAACGACGCCCCGCCCAACGCCACCGCCAAGCTCCCCGGCTACCCCGAGCCGCAGCCCGACTACCTCGTCATCCACCAGCAGGACCTCCAGGCCGTGGTGAACGCCCTGTGGCAGGGCGGCGCCCAGGGCATCAAGGTCATGGACCAGCGGCTGATCTCGACCAGCGCCGTGCGCTGCGTGGGCAACACCCTGATCCTCCAGGGCCGGGTCTACTCACCGCCGTACAAGATCACGGCCGTAGGGGACCCGGAAAAGCTCCAGCAGGCGTTGACGGCGTCCAAGGCGATTCAGAACTACATGGTGTACGTCGACGTCTACGGGCTCGGGTGGAAAGTGACCGACGACGGGACGGTGACTCTTCCCGGGTACTCGGGCACAGTGGATCTGCACTACGCGAAGCCAGTGGAGTAG
- a CDS encoding class E sortase, giving the protein MRMIVRSVSELCVTVGTLIVLFVVYVLFWTGVKADHTMSDQIHQLQDQWAQQTARPKVSAAPSPVPAKPAAYKDGKPFAIMYIPRLGFTWNKPVLEDTDVSTLKKGLGHYAGTARLGQVGNFAVAGHRRTYGNPFVNFPELRVGDAVVLTDGTTWFTYRIDKGPYKTVPTDIEVIDPVPRKSGYTASGRYLTLTTCDPEWGHSHRLIVWAHLDSTQPVEAGRPAALRR; this is encoded by the coding sequence GTGCGCATGATCGTCAGGAGCGTCAGCGAACTCTGCGTCACCGTAGGCACCCTGATCGTCCTCTTCGTGGTCTACGTCCTCTTCTGGACCGGCGTGAAGGCCGACCACACGATGAGCGACCAGATCCACCAGTTGCAGGACCAGTGGGCGCAGCAGACCGCGCGCCCGAAGGTGTCCGCAGCGCCCTCGCCCGTTCCGGCGAAGCCGGCCGCGTACAAGGACGGCAAGCCCTTCGCGATCATGTACATCCCGCGGCTTGGTTTCACGTGGAACAAGCCCGTCCTCGAGGACACCGACGTCAGCACCCTCAAGAAGGGGCTCGGCCACTACGCCGGCACCGCGCGGCTGGGGCAGGTCGGGAACTTCGCGGTGGCGGGGCACCGGCGGACGTACGGCAACCCCTTCGTGAACTTTCCGGAGCTGCGCGTGGGTGACGCGGTGGTGCTGACGGACGGGACCACCTGGTTCACGTATCGGATCGACAAAGGGCCTTACAAAACAGTGCCCACCGACATTGAGGTGATCGATCCTGTGCCACGTAAGTCCGGGTACACGGCTTCGGGCCGCTATCTCACGCTGACCACGTGCGATCCGGAGTGGGGGCACAGCCACCGGCTGATCGTCTGGGCCCATCTCGACTCCACACAGCCTGTGGAGGCCGGGAGACCAGCCGCGCTGCGCCGTTAG
- a CDS encoding aminodeoxychorismate/anthranilate synthase component II: MSARILVVDNYDSFVFNLVQYLYQLGAECEVLRNDEVSTAHAQDGFDGVLLSPGPGTPEEAGVCIEMVRHCASTGVPVFGVCLGMQSMQVAYGGVVDRAPELLHGKTSLVEHEGRGVFAGLPSPFTATRYHSLAAEPGTVPAELEVTARTHDGIIMGLRHRRLPVEGVQFHPESVLTEHGHRMLANWLVECGDQGAVARSAGLAPVVGRATA; encoded by the coding sequence GTGAGCGCACGGATTCTCGTCGTCGACAACTACGACAGCTTCGTCTTCAACCTGGTCCAGTACCTGTACCAGTTGGGCGCCGAGTGCGAGGTGCTGCGCAACGACGAGGTGTCGACGGCGCACGCCCAGGACGGCTTCGACGGCGTCCTCCTCTCGCCCGGCCCCGGCACCCCCGAGGAGGCCGGCGTCTGCATCGAGATGGTGCGGCACTGCGCCTCGACCGGGGTACCCGTCTTCGGCGTCTGCCTCGGCATGCAGTCGATGCAGGTGGCCTACGGCGGCGTCGTGGACCGCGCCCCCGAACTGCTGCACGGCAAGACCTCGCTCGTCGAGCACGAGGGCAGGGGCGTCTTCGCCGGACTGCCCTCGCCCTTCACGGCGACCCGCTACCACTCGCTGGCGGCCGAGCCGGGCACGGTCCCGGCCGAGCTGGAAGTCACCGCCCGGACGCACGACGGCATCATCATGGGCCTGCGCCACCGCCGACTGCCCGTCGAGGGCGTCCAGTTCCACCCGGAGTCGGTGCTCACCGAGCACGGACACCGGATGCTGGCCAACTGGCTGGTGGAGTGCGGCGACCAAGGTGCCGTGGCGAGGTCGGCGGGGCTCGCCCCGGTGGTGGGCAGGGCCACGGCGTGA
- a CDS encoding class E sortase, whose protein sequence is MTALRPERESEASYGEQAYGEQGGFEQWHGAQAQGAPGVPYGPVDEETVALRIADLSPERTGHGRSISASDAPSASSATGTPTGGRAARRKAAKGRHGRHGAGGAADESAESAENAAPGAGAPLSRVEARRRQRANKPGPAVVASRAIGEVFITTGVLMLLFVTYQLWWTNVRAHAQAGSEASQLQNDWASGKRAPGEFSPGQGFAILHIPKLDVVAPIAEGVSNKKVLDKGMVGHYSEGELKTAMPDAKTGNFALAAHRNTHGEPFRYINQLKPGDEVVVETQTTYYVYKMTKTLPVTSPSNTSVIDPIPKGSGFTKAGRYITLTTCTPEFTSKYRLIVWGKMVEERPRSKGKPDALIE, encoded by the coding sequence GTGACCGCGCTGCGCCCCGAGCGCGAGTCCGAGGCCTCGTACGGGGAGCAGGCGTACGGGGAGCAGGGCGGGTTCGAGCAGTGGCACGGCGCGCAGGCGCAGGGTGCGCCCGGGGTGCCGTACGGTCCGGTCGACGAAGAGACCGTGGCGCTGCGGATAGCCGACCTCTCGCCGGAGCGGACGGGCCACGGCAGGTCCATATCGGCGTCTGACGCCCCATCCGCCTCTTCCGCCACAGGAACCCCCACAGGCGGGCGTGCGGCCCGCAGAAAGGCCGCCAAGGGGCGGCACGGGCGTCATGGGGCCGGTGGGGCGGCCGATGAGTCCGCGGAGAGTGCCGAGAACGCGGCACCAGGAGCGGGCGCACCCCTCTCGCGCGTCGAGGCGCGACGGCGGCAGCGGGCGAACAAGCCGGGGCCCGCGGTCGTCGCGAGCCGGGCCATCGGCGAGGTGTTCATCACCACCGGTGTACTCATGCTGCTGTTCGTCACCTACCAGTTGTGGTGGACGAACGTACGGGCGCACGCGCAGGCCGGCAGCGAGGCGAGCCAGCTCCAGAACGACTGGGCGAGCGGCAAGCGCGCCCCCGGCGAGTTCTCGCCGGGGCAGGGCTTCGCCATCCTGCACATCCCCAAGCTGGACGTGGTCGCGCCGATCGCCGAGGGCGTCAGCAACAAGAAGGTGCTCGACAAGGGCATGGTCGGGCACTACAGCGAGGGCGAGCTCAAGACCGCGATGCCGGACGCGAAGACCGGCAACTTCGCGCTCGCCGCGCACCGCAACACCCATGGCGAACCGTTCCGGTACATCAACCAGCTCAAGCCGGGCGACGAGGTCGTCGTCGAGACCCAGACCACGTACTACGTCTACAAGATGACGAAGACGCTGCCCGTGACGTCGCCGAGCAACACCAGCGTCATCGACCCCATCCCCAAGGGCTCGGGTTTCACCAAAGCCGGCCGCTACATCACGCTGACGACCTGTACGCCGGAGTTCACCAGCAAGTACCGGCTGATCGTCTGGGGCAAGATGGTCGAGGAACGGCCGCGCAGCAAGGGCAAGCCGGATGCGCTCATCGAGTAG
- a CDS encoding class E sortase: MNVAATTDDTEEQTDTPASPPDRPRGAGPVATAVSVFGELLITAGLILGLFVVYSLWWTNVVADRTADKQGDKVRNNWSKDNDSGPGALDTKDGIGFLHVPAMKNGEVLVEKGTETSVLNDGVAGYYTDPVKAALPTTGKNGNFTLAAHRDGHGAKFHNIDKLEKGDPIVFETKDKWYVYKVYDILPETSKYNVKTLAQIPTESGKKKAGHYITLTTCTPVYTSRYRYVVWGELVRVDKVDSARTPPKELR, encoded by the coding sequence ATGAACGTGGCAGCGACCACCGACGACACCGAAGAGCAGACCGACACGCCCGCGTCACCACCGGACCGCCCGCGCGGCGCCGGCCCGGTCGCGACGGCGGTCAGCGTCTTCGGTGAACTCCTCATCACGGCGGGCCTGATCCTCGGGTTGTTCGTCGTCTACTCCCTGTGGTGGACGAACGTCGTCGCCGACCGCACGGCCGACAAGCAGGGCGACAAGGTCCGCAACAACTGGTCCAAGGACAACGACAGCGGTCCGGGCGCCCTCGACACCAAGGACGGCATCGGCTTCCTGCACGTGCCCGCGATGAAGAACGGCGAGGTGCTGGTCGAGAAGGGCACCGAGACGAGCGTCCTGAACGACGGCGTCGCCGGCTACTACACCGACCCCGTCAAGGCCGCCCTCCCCACCACGGGCAAGAACGGCAACTTCACCCTCGCCGCCCACCGCGACGGCCACGGCGCCAAGTTCCACAACATCGACAAGCTCGAGAAGGGCGACCCGATCGTCTTCGAGACGAAGGACAAGTGGTACGTCTACAAGGTCTACGACATCCTTCCCGAGACCTCGAAGTACAACGTGAAGACCCTCGCCCAGATCCCCACGGAGTCCGGCAAGAAGAAGGCCGGCCACTACATCACGCTGACGACCTGCACGCCGGTGTACACGTCCCGGTACCGGTATGTGGTGTGGGGCGAGCTGGTCCGCGTCGACAAGGTGGACAGCGCGCGGACACCGCCGAAGGAGCTTCGCTGA
- the pknB gene encoding Stk1 family PASTA domain-containing Ser/Thr kinase: MEEPRRLGGRYELGQVLGRGGMAEVYLAHDTRLGRTVAVKTLRVDLARDPSFQARFRREAQSAASLNHPAIVAVYDTGEDYVDGVSIPYIVMEYVDGSTLRELLHSGRKLLPERTLEMTIGILQALEYSHRAGIVHRDIKPANVMLTRTGQVKVMDFGIARAMGDSGMTMTQTSAVIGTAQYLSPEQAKGEQVDARSDLYSTGCLLYELLTVRPPFVGDSPVAVAYQHVREEPQPPSVFDPEITPEMDAIVLRALVKDPNYRYQSADDMRMDIEACLDGQPVAATAAMGSVGYGGYGDDQPTTALRSDAGAGATTMLPPMNPDDGGFGYDDRPDRRRQQKKSNTSTILLVVAAVLVLVGAILIGKWAFSGSGGADKPFAAPNFVGQTYDTAKTMAVNSGLKLAEPTRKACENAPKGSVCSQDPKPNADVHKGDTVNLVVSTGAPKVVVPSVVGQNVDDATSTLEGDKYKFVVKTQQKVSGEDPGTVLDQNPALGAEVQKGTTITLTVAKAQEKSTVPDVSGQSCDDAKKQMQQNDLVGNCTEVATTDTNLNGKVVTTSPSAGTQVDKNSSVNIQIGKVSQTQVPNVVGQTVANAKQILQQNGFTNIQFADNSDQGDNAIVTQQDPGSGNQVDNPGNTQITLTSVGTGNGNNNGGGGFFGGNSG, from the coding sequence ATGGAAGAGCCGCGTCGCCTCGGCGGCCGGTACGAGCTGGGCCAGGTGCTCGGCCGTGGTGGCATGGCGGAGGTATACCTCGCCCATGACACACGCCTCGGCCGCACGGTGGCGGTGAAGACGCTGCGCGTCGACCTTGCGCGCGACCCTTCCTTCCAGGCCCGGTTCCGCCGGGAGGCCCAGTCGGCCGCCTCGCTCAACCATCCCGCGATCGTCGCGGTCTACGACACGGGCGAGGATTACGTCGACGGGGTCTCGATCCCGTACATCGTCATGGAGTACGTCGACGGCTCCACGCTCCGTGAGCTGCTCCACAGCGGCCGCAAGCTGCTGCCGGAGCGCACGCTGGAGATGACCATCGGCATCCTCCAGGCCCTGGAGTACTCACACCGGGCCGGCATCGTCCACCGCGACATCAAACCGGCCAACGTCATGCTGACGCGCACCGGCCAGGTCAAGGTGATGGACTTCGGCATCGCCCGCGCGATGGGCGACTCCGGCATGACGATGACGCAGACGTCCGCGGTGATCGGCACCGCCCAGTACCTCTCCCCGGAGCAGGCGAAGGGCGAGCAGGTCGACGCCCGCTCGGACCTCTACTCGACGGGCTGCCTCCTCTACGAACTCCTGACCGTGCGGCCGCCGTTCGTGGGCGACTCCCCGGTCGCGGTCGCGTACCAGCACGTACGGGAGGAGCCGCAGCCTCCGTCGGTCTTCGACCCCGAGATCACGCCCGAGATGGACGCGATCGTCCTGCGGGCCCTGGTCAAGGACCCCAACTACCGCTACCAGTCCGCCGACGACATGCGCATGGACATCGAGGCCTGCCTCGACGGCCAGCCGGTCGCGGCGACGGCGGCGATGGGTTCGGTCGGCTACGGCGGTTACGGCGACGACCAGCCGACCACGGCCCTGCGCTCCGACGCGGGTGCCGGCGCCACGACGATGCTGCCCCCGATGAACCCGGACGACGGCGGCTTCGGCTACGACGACCGCCCCGACCGGCGCCGCCAGCAGAAGAAGTCGAACACCTCGACGATCCTGCTGGTCGTGGCGGCGGTACTGGTTCTGGTGGGCGCGATCCTGATCGGGAAATGGGCGTTCAGCGGGAGCGGGGGCGCGGACAAGCCGTTCGCGGCTCCGAACTTCGTCGGCCAGACCTACGACACCGCGAAGACCATGGCCGTCAACTCCGGCCTGAAGCTGGCGGAACCCACCCGCAAGGCCTGCGAGAACGCGCCGAAGGGCAGCGTCTGCTCACAGGACCCGAAGCCGAACGCCGACGTCCACAAGGGCGACACCGTCAACCTGGTCGTCTCGACCGGGGCCCCGAAGGTCGTCGTACCGAGTGTCGTCGGCCAGAACGTCGACGACGCCACCTCGACGCTCGAGGGCGACAAGTACAAGTTCGTCGTGAAGACACAGCAGAAGGTGTCCGGCGAGGACCCGGGCACTGTTCTGGACCAGAACCCGGCACTCGGCGCGGAGGTCCAGAAGGGCACCACCATCACCCTGACCGTCGCCAAGGCCCAGGAGAAGTCCACGGTCCCGGACGTCAGTGGTCAGAGCTGTGACGACGCCAAGAAGCAGATGCAGCAGAACGACCTCGTCGGCAACTGCACCGAGGTGGCGACCACCGACACGAACCTGAACGGCAAGGTCGTCACGACCTCGCCCTCGGCCGGGACACAGGTCGACAAGAACTCGTCGGTCAACATCCAGATCGGCAAGGTCTCCCAGACCCAGGTCCCGAACGTCGTCGGCCAGACGGTGGCGAACGCCAAGCAGATCCTGCAGCAGAACGGCTTCACCAACATCCAGTTCGCCGACAACAGCGATCAGGGCGACAACGCGATCGTGACCCAGCAGGACCCGGGCTCGGGCAACCAGGTGGACAACCCCGGCAACACGCAGATCACCCTCACCAGCGTGGGCACCGGCAACGGCAACAACAACGGTGGCGGTGGCTTCTTCGGAGGCAACTCCGGATAG
- a CDS encoding peptidoglycan D,D-transpeptidase FtsI family protein, which yields MNKPLRRIALFCGLLVLTLLLRDNWLQYVKTDSLKEDPKNRRVTIARYSTPRGDIIVDGNPITGSTETSTSGLNDLKYKRTYKNGAMWAPVTGYASQAFGANQLESIEDGILSGTDDRLFFRNTLDMITGKAKSGGNVVTTLNEAAQKAAWSGLTKQGGKGAVVALDPSTGKILALASYPSYDPSSFAGNSTSTDSKAWQKLQKKYDPNDPMLNRALRETYPPGSTFKVVTAAAALENNLYSSADSATDSPLPYIMKGTTTELKNEGSIPCKNATMRVALQYSCNTVFGKIGSDLGNDKMLAEAKKFGFDSEQFTPIRSSASVFSDNMNSSQTALSSIGQFNTAATPLQMAMVASAVANDGKLMKPYMVDKLQSSGVDTIAQTEPEEMSQPLSSKNAQILQSMMETVVEKGTGTKAKIDGVTVGGKTGTAQHGVDNSENPYAWFLSYAKLPDGSSPVAVAVVIEDSSANRDDISGGGLAAPIAKSVMEAVIDSKK from the coding sequence ATGAACAAGCCCCTGCGCCGGATCGCGCTCTTCTGCGGCCTCCTGGTCCTCACCCTGCTGCTGCGCGACAACTGGCTCCAGTACGTCAAGACCGACAGCCTCAAGGAAGACCCGAAGAACCGCCGGGTCACCATCGCGCGCTACTCCACCCCGCGCGGCGACATCATCGTCGACGGCAACCCGATCACCGGTTCCACCGAGACCAGCACGTCCGGGCTGAACGACCTGAAGTACAAGCGCACGTACAAGAACGGCGCGATGTGGGCGCCGGTCACGGGATACGCCTCGCAGGCCTTCGGCGCCAACCAACTCGAGTCCATCGAGGACGGCATCCTCTCCGGCACCGACGACCGGCTCTTCTTCCGCAACACCCTCGACATGATCACGGGCAAGGCGAAGTCGGGCGGCAACGTCGTCACCACCCTCAACGAGGCCGCGCAGAAGGCCGCGTGGAGCGGTCTGACGAAGCAGGGCGGCAAGGGCGCGGTCGTCGCCCTCGACCCGTCCACCGGCAAGATCCTGGCGCTGGCGTCCTACCCGTCGTACGACCCGTCGTCGTTCGCCGGGAACTCCACCTCCACGGACTCCAAGGCCTGGCAGAAGCTCCAGAAGAAGTACGACCCGAACGACCCGATGCTCAACCGGGCGCTGCGCGAGACCTACCCTCCGGGCTCCACCTTCAAGGTGGTCACCGCGGCCGCCGCCCTGGAGAACAACCTGTACTCGTCCGCCGACTCGGCGACCGACTCGCCGCTGCCCTACATCATGAAGGGCACCACGACCGAGCTGAAGAACGAGGGCAGCATCCCCTGCAAGAACGCGACCATGCGCGTCGCGCTGCAGTACTCCTGCAACACCGTCTTCGGCAAGATCGGCTCGGACCTCGGCAACGACAAGATGCTGGCCGAGGCGAAGAAGTTCGGCTTCGACTCCGAGCAGTTCACCCCGATCCGCTCCAGCGCCTCGGTCTTCTCCGACAACATGAACTCCTCGCAGACCGCGCTCTCCTCGATCGGCCAGTTCAACACCGCGGCGACCCCGCTGCAGATGGCCATGGTCGCCTCCGCGGTCGCCAACGACGGCAAGCTGATGAAGCCGTACATGGTCGACAAGCTCCAGTCGTCGGGCGTCGACACCATCGCGCAGACCGAGCCGGAGGAGATGAGCCAGCCGCTCTCCTCGAAGAACGCGCAGATCCTGCAGTCGATGATGGAGACGGTCGTCGAGAAGGGCACGGGCACGAAGGCGAAGATCGACGGCGTCACCGTCGGCGGCAAGACCGGTACCGCCCAGCACGGCGTCGACAACAGCGAGAACCCGTACGCCTGGTTCCTCTCCTACGCCAAGCTCCCCGACGGCAGCTCGCCGGTGGCCGTGGCCGTGGTCATCGAGGACTCCAGCGCCAACCGTGACGACATCTCCGGCGGCGGCCTCGCGGCCCCCATCGCGAAGAGCGTGATGGAGGCGGTCATCGACAGCAAGAAGTGA